The Pan paniscus chromosome 3, NHGRI_mPanPan1-v2.0_pri, whole genome shotgun sequence genome includes a window with the following:
- the LOC129397701 gene encoding S-antigen protein-like: MTPAPLPSCCCELAGNLQLPPLSRGDPLGCGTLWSAGHSGLGDTLDCGTLRAAGRSGLRALRAGGPYGLRDPLVCGTLWTGGHSGLGDPQGCGTLWAVGPSGLGDPQGCRTLWAAGPSGLGDTLGCQDPQGCGTLGAAGPSGLGDTLDWGTLWTGGPSGLRDALGCGTLWTGGPSGLGDPQGCGTLWTADPSPTPSLFCPIRPLRITWGYNRLALWLQLCFRVPGASNWVLQELRQSPCLAFILRACPASSREKPLRYDLYRNHALSPLSVSQAGVQARSGLTAASTPWLRPPTPTSQVAGITGFI, translated from the exons ATGA ccccagcccctctgcCCTCCTGCTGCTGTGAGTTGGCTGGCAATTTACAGCTGCCCCCGTTATCCCGAGGGGACCCTCTGGGCTGTGGGACCCTCTGGTCTGCGGGACACTCTGGACTGGGGGACACTCTGGACTGTGGGACCCTCAGGGCTGCGGGACGCTCTGGGCTGCGGGccctcagggctgggggacccTATGGGCTGCGGGACCCTCTGGTCTGCGGGACACTCTGGACTGGGGGACACTCTGGACTGGGGGACCCTCAGGGCTGCGGGACGCTCTGGGCTGTGGGACCTTCAGGGCTGGGGGACCCTCAGGGCTGCAGGACCCTCTGGGCTGCGGGACCCTCTGGACTGGGGGACACTCTGGGCTGCCAGGACCCTCAAGGCTGTGGGACTCTCGGGGCTGCGGGACCCTCGGGACTGGGGGACACTCTGGACTGGGGGACACTCTGGACTGGGGGACCCTCAGGGCTGAGGGACGCTCTGGGCTGCGGGACCCTCTGGACTGGGGGACCCTCTGGACTGGGGGACCCTCAGGGCTGCGGGACCCTCTGGACTGCTGACCCCTcacccacacccagccttttctgCCCCATCCGCCCTCTGCGCATAACCTGGGGGTACAACAGGCTCGCGCTGTGGCTTCAGTTGTGCTTCCGTGTCCCGGGGGCTTCCaactgggtcctgcaggagctgAGACAATCTCCCTGCTTAGCTTTCATCCTCCGGGCGTGTCCTGCTTCTTCCCGAGAGAAGCCTCTAAGATATGACTTGTACAGGAATCatgctctctctcctctctctgtctcccaggctggagtgcaggcgcgatctgggctcactgcagcctccaccccctggctcaggcctcccaccccaacctcccaagtagctgggattacag GTTTCATCTAG